Proteins from a single region of Thermogemmata fonticola:
- a CDS encoding Imm17 family immunity protein, which translates to MAALAYIIVLVGLWLLVSALLNWEWYESILEFRLAEAFLGEDSARWLCGVSGVVLMGMGIALLLEME; encoded by the coding sequence ATGGCGGCCTTGGCGTATATCATCGTCCTCGTGGGTCTGTGGCTCCTGGTGTCAGCATTGCTGAACTGGGAGTGGTATGAGAGCATTCTGGAGTTTCGGCTAGCTGAGGCTTTTTTGGGGGAGGATTCCGCCCGCTGGCTTTGTGGTGTCAGCGGCGTGGTCCTGATGGGGATGGGGATAGCGTTACTGCTCGAGATGGAGTAG